The Halomonas sp. KG2 genome contains a region encoding:
- a CDS encoding TRAP transporter large permease, whose translation MIVTMLVVFLGHVLLGLPLFIALLTTAIVGFLFVDPSMIPRMLPQQFFGGINVFSLMAIPLFIFAGNLMNVSGLTERLMGLARLMVGHLRGGMGHVNVVSSVFFAGVNGSAVADTSALGSLLVPAMEKEGYSRAFAAGLTAGSSLIGPIIPPSIFMILYASLTNTSVGDLFLAGVVPGLLLGVAFMGMNAWYAWRHRLPKSGQLPSLSQLGIAFVAALPALIAPFIIVAGIVLGFVTPTESGALTALYVALCGVVLGGLRFKECWKAIVDTARLTSAIFLIMAASATISWLLSYAQVPAQFVSLLSPYVDNSVVILLLLSAITFVTGMFMEEVSALMLLTPIFAPVAMMSGIDPIHLGVIITLNITIALITPPLGACVFVAAAVSRLEIVSLFRTIWPFVLTAIAVLILLILFPSLTLWLPAQF comes from the coding sequence ACTATGCTGGTTGTTTTCCTGGGCCACGTCCTGCTTGGGCTGCCTCTGTTTATCGCCCTGCTTACCACCGCGATAGTCGGCTTTTTGTTTGTCGATCCCTCGATGATTCCGCGTATGCTGCCCCAGCAATTCTTTGGTGGTATCAATGTATTCTCCTTGATGGCGATTCCGTTATTTATCTTCGCTGGCAACCTGATGAACGTCAGCGGCTTAACCGAACGCTTGATGGGGCTCGCCCGCCTGATGGTAGGGCATTTGCGGGGCGGCATGGGCCACGTCAATGTGGTGTCGAGCGTATTCTTCGCGGGTGTTAATGGCTCAGCGGTGGCGGACACCTCGGCACTTGGGTCACTGTTAGTGCCTGCCATGGAGAAAGAGGGCTACTCACGGGCCTTTGCCGCTGGGTTGACCGCTGGTAGTTCGCTGATCGGCCCGATTATTCCACCCAGCATCTTTATGATTCTCTACGCCTCACTGACCAACACCTCGGTCGGCGACCTATTTTTGGCAGGCGTTGTGCCGGGGTTGCTGCTGGGCGTTGCCTTTATGGGCATGAACGCCTGGTATGCCTGGCGCCATCGATTACCCAAAAGTGGTCAGTTGCCCTCACTCAGCCAACTTGGCATAGCCTTTGTGGCCGCTCTGCCGGCACTTATTGCCCCTTTTATTATTGTTGCTGGCATCGTGCTGGGCTTTGTAACGCCGACCGAGTCAGGCGCATTAACAGCGCTGTATGTCGCGTTGTGCGGAGTCGTGTTGGGAGGATTGCGTTTCAAAGAGTGCTGGAAAGCTATCGTCGATACGGCACGCTTAACCTCGGCGATTTTTCTGATTATGGCCGCCTCAGCGACGATTAGCTGGCTGCTCTCCTATGCGCAAGTGCCCGCGCAATTTGTCTCGCTGCTATCGCCCTACGTAGACAATAGCGTGGTTATTTTATTGCTACTCAGCGCAATCACCTTCGTCACGGGAATGTTTATGGAGGAAGTGTCAGCGCTGATGCTCCTCACGCCCATCTTTGCGCCAGTGGCGATGATGTCGGGTATCGACCCCATTCATCTGGGTGTCATCATCACGCTTAACATTACCATCGCGTTAATCACCCCGCCGCTGGGTGCCTGCGTGTTTGTCGCCGCCGCGGTCAGTCGGCTTGAGATAGTGTCGCTGTTCAGAACCATTTGGCCCTTTGTACTGACGGCGATTGCGGTGCTTATTCTACTCATCCTGTTTCCATCGCTGACGCTGTGGCTACCTGCTCAGTTTTAA
- a CDS encoding M15 family metallopeptidase, producing the protein MMPLNTLLKALPPLPSHLAPNWEQLRRTSIEDNGERLVPMSLAPAPISVFPAYARLGIPGAVPECFVRESVYRALLAAARSLPEGVGLIVLDGWRPWRVQQYLFDTLHEAIQQHQPGLSEAELLERTREFVSVPSRDPLEPSPHLTGGAVDVTLCDADGLPLDMGTLFDEAIPASHSDYFEHMETLTPQQVNARDHRRLLYHTMQQQGFTNLPSEWWHFDYGDQLWAYYGSHQQAHYGPIELDTIENRWRRQL; encoded by the coding sequence ATGATGCCTTTGAACACACTATTGAAGGCCTTGCCGCCTCTACCCAGCCACCTAGCTCCAAACTGGGAACAGCTGCGCCGAACATCTATTGAAGATAACGGTGAGCGCTTGGTGCCAATGAGCCTCGCTCCGGCACCGATTAGCGTATTCCCCGCCTATGCTCGGCTGGGCATTCCCGGCGCGGTACCGGAGTGTTTCGTTCGGGAAAGCGTTTATCGGGCGCTACTCGCCGCAGCACGCAGCCTACCCGAAGGGGTCGGTTTAATCGTGCTGGACGGCTGGCGTCCATGGCGGGTGCAGCAGTACTTATTTGATACCCTGCACGAAGCTATCCAGCAGCATCAGCCCGGCCTCAGCGAAGCGGAGCTACTGGAGCGCACAAGGGAGTTTGTCTCGGTTCCCAGCCGCGACCCATTAGAACCCAGCCCACATCTCACCGGCGGCGCCGTCGATGTCACGCTATGCGACGCCGATGGCCTACCGCTGGATATGGGGACGCTGTTTGATGAAGCGATACCCGCCTCTCATAGCGACTATTTCGAGCATATGGAGACGCTAACGCCCCAGCAAGTTAACGCCCGAGACCATCGCCGCCTGCTGTATCACACCATGCAACAGCAAGGCTTCACTAACCTGCCTAGCGAGTGGTGGCACTTCGACTACGGCGATCAATTATGGGCCTACTACGGGTCACATCAGCAAGCGCATTACGGCCCGATAGAGCTGGACACCATTGAAAATCGCTGGCGCCGACAGCTGTAG
- a CDS encoding efflux RND transporter permease subunit codes for MQRIEWLFNRRLVALTLGLLVVAGLSAIQTLPRAEDPHLIARMATVLAPFPGATPEQVEALVARPIENELRTISEIQVLESTSRQGIAVISLELEDAVIDVAPVWSRVRDKLGDIAPTLPAGVQTPELLDDRGYAFSMVAALRWTLDSPPNPQLMERYAERLEDQFRRVAGTEYTHLFGVAGEQVEVMVDPLELNALGLSVGQLAAAIEASDGRRTAGEVVTRGHRLTVGLSGEFDTLDRLRDVDVAIRQGQTVRLGEIAELRRGVQDPPAAMALLNGERAVFVGARMAPGQRIDVWVERAQQQLMAFADELPVGLDVEVVFEQASYTNQRLSDVASSLLIGLVLVVAILFLSMGWRSAITVGLAIPATALLTLAFFKPLGIDIHQMSITGIIVALGLMVDNAIVMTNALRERFLQGDSVIAATRDALRHLAVPLLASTLTTILAFMPIVLMPGPAGEFVGPLALAVIVALVSSYLVSLLLVPALSPMLLASVAKKPSGSQDNVVKRGFRRAVRSSLRHPVAAMIITLCVPVSGIALMSTLDVAFFPPADRDQFHIEVRLPPASSVANTAALADEAVTLIRELPGIKRVSAFVGESAPMMYYNVLTNEDNNPAFLHLIVDAESLAVTNQRVPMLQQVLDQHFPQAQSVVRKYEQGPPFKAPIELRVYGDDLDILSSLGLELANLMHQLPQVTHVRAGMQRDLPRLTLDIDQTALHDAGLTPQHLAEQVGAALSGQSAGMLLEDTQQLPVRVRYVGEWRTDAEQLAALRLVSDRVAEGLPLAAVAEVSLTPAWSVITRRNAERVQLVQGYLVADALPAVSMAQLEDALQSALKAGEIHLPSGYRIETGGEAAERSEAVGNLLASVILLVIAMVATVVLAFNSFRRAAIVFIAGAQAMGMGIVALLLSGHAFGFVIIVGIMGLVGVAINATIIIIAAFDDDEAARQGDIDAMLAVISGPTSRHIISTTITTFAGLIPLMVAAGGLWPPFAQTVGFGLLLATLVSFFFTPALYRLWVARANSPIDSKYAVAGNAI; via the coding sequence ATGCAGCGCATTGAGTGGTTATTTAATCGACGTTTAGTGGCATTAACCTTGGGGTTGCTGGTTGTGGCTGGGCTATCGGCTATTCAAACGCTTCCTCGGGCGGAAGACCCCCATCTGATTGCGCGTATGGCTACCGTGCTTGCGCCGTTTCCTGGTGCTACGCCTGAACAGGTTGAAGCGCTGGTAGCGCGGCCTATTGAAAACGAGCTGCGCACTATTTCAGAAATCCAAGTGCTTGAATCTACGTCGCGCCAGGGCATCGCTGTTATCAGTCTTGAATTAGAAGACGCGGTTATTGATGTCGCCCCCGTGTGGAGCCGAGTACGAGATAAATTAGGCGATATTGCGCCAACCTTGCCAGCCGGTGTGCAGACACCAGAACTGCTGGATGACCGCGGTTACGCCTTTAGCATGGTGGCCGCCCTGCGCTGGACATTGGATTCTCCGCCCAACCCGCAGTTGATGGAGCGCTACGCTGAACGCCTGGAAGACCAGTTTAGGCGTGTTGCAGGCACGGAATACACCCATCTGTTTGGTGTTGCAGGGGAGCAGGTCGAGGTCATGGTCGACCCCTTAGAGCTAAATGCGCTGGGGCTTTCCGTAGGCCAGCTGGCCGCCGCCATTGAAGCAAGTGATGGCCGCCGCACGGCAGGCGAAGTGGTTACTCGAGGCCATCGGCTAACGGTCGGGCTGAGCGGTGAATTTGATACGTTGGACAGGTTGCGCGATGTCGACGTGGCTATCCGGCAAGGTCAAACGGTTAGGCTAGGTGAGATTGCCGAGCTGCGCCGCGGCGTGCAGGATCCGCCCGCCGCCATGGCGCTGCTTAACGGTGAACGAGCTGTGTTTGTGGGTGCCCGTATGGCTCCCGGCCAGCGTATTGATGTTTGGGTTGAACGGGCTCAGCAACAACTAATGGCGTTTGCTGACGAGCTGCCCGTGGGGCTTGATGTTGAAGTGGTGTTTGAGCAAGCCAGTTACACCAATCAGCGCTTAAGCGATGTCGCTAGCAGCCTGCTGATAGGGTTAGTGCTGGTAGTGGCTATTCTGTTTTTAAGCATGGGCTGGCGCTCGGCGATCACGGTGGGACTCGCGATTCCCGCTACGGCACTGCTCACGTTGGCGTTTTTCAAGCCACTGGGTATTGATATCCACCAAATGAGCATTACCGGCATTATTGTGGCACTGGGGTTAATGGTGGATAACGCCATTGTCATGACCAACGCCCTTCGTGAGCGCTTCTTGCAAGGGGACTCAGTGATTGCAGCGACCCGAGATGCCTTGCGCCATTTAGCCGTGCCGTTACTCGCCAGCACCCTGACGACCATTCTGGCGTTTATGCCAATTGTGCTAATGCCGGGGCCCGCCGGAGAGTTCGTAGGACCGCTAGCCCTGGCCGTTATTGTAGCGCTAGTGAGTTCTTACTTGGTATCGCTGCTGCTAGTGCCAGCGCTCTCTCCGATGCTGCTGGCCAGCGTGGCGAAGAAACCGTCAGGCTCACAAGATAACGTGGTCAAGCGTGGTTTTAGGCGTGCCGTACGTAGCTCGCTGCGTCATCCGGTGGCTGCCATGATCATTACCTTATGCGTGCCTGTGAGTGGCATCGCGCTAATGTCAACGTTAGACGTCGCGTTTTTTCCACCGGCAGACCGTGACCAATTCCACATTGAAGTACGCTTGCCACCGGCTAGCAGCGTCGCCAATACCGCTGCGTTGGCCGATGAAGCCGTCACCCTTATCCGAGAGCTGCCGGGCATCAAGCGGGTGTCGGCATTTGTCGGCGAAAGTGCCCCCATGATGTACTACAACGTATTGACCAATGAAGATAACAACCCCGCGTTTTTACACTTGATTGTCGATGCCGAGTCGTTAGCGGTGACTAATCAGCGGGTGCCAATGTTGCAGCAAGTGCTTGATCAGCACTTTCCGCAGGCGCAAAGCGTGGTGCGTAAGTATGAGCAGGGGCCTCCGTTTAAAGCACCGATTGAGCTACGAGTCTATGGCGATGACTTGGACATACTGTCATCGCTGGGACTCGAGCTAGCGAATCTAATGCATCAGTTGCCTCAGGTAACCCATGTGCGCGCAGGCATGCAGCGCGACCTGCCTAGGCTAACGCTGGATATCGACCAAACGGCGCTTCACGATGCAGGCCTCACGCCACAACACCTAGCGGAACAGGTTGGTGCTGCACTGTCGGGCCAGTCTGCAGGCATGCTGCTGGAAGATACTCAGCAGCTCCCTGTCCGAGTGCGTTATGTTGGTGAATGGCGCACTGATGCTGAACAGCTTGCCGCACTGCGCTTAGTCAGTGATCGCGTTGCAGAGGGGTTGCCGCTAGCGGCAGTGGCGGAAGTATCGCTAACGCCAGCCTGGAGCGTGATTACTCGCCGTAATGCTGAACGGGTGCAGTTGGTGCAAGGCTACTTGGTAGCCGATGCGTTGCCTGCCGTTTCCATGGCACAGCTAGAGGACGCGTTGCAGAGCGCGCTAAAAGCAGGAGAGATTCACCTCCCTTCTGGCTATCGCATTGAAACCGGTGGGGAGGCCGCCGAACGTAGCGAAGCCGTGGGTAACCTGCTGGCCTCGGTGATACTGCTGGTGATTGCCATGGTGGCAACGGTCGTGCTGGCGTTTAATTCCTTTCGCCGCGCTGCCATTGTGTTTATTGCTGGTGCCCAGGCAATGGGCATGGGTATTGTGGCGCTGTTATTAAGCGGCCATGCATTCGGTTTTGTCATTATTGTCGGCATTATGGGGCTGGTGGGTGTGGCGATTAATGCCACTATTATCATCATTGCTGCGTTTGATGACGATGAAGCGGCACGCCAAGGCGATATTGATGCCATGTTAGCGGTCATTAGCGGCCCCACCAGTCGTCATATTATCTCAACGACGATCACCACTTTCGCTGGATTAATTCCATTGATGGTGGCGGCAGGTGGATTGTGGCCACCTTTCGCGCAAACCGTCGGGTTTGGGCTGCTTTTGGCAACGCTGGTGTCATTTTTCTTTACCCCAGCGCTTTATCGGCTTTGGGTAGCAAGAGCAAACTCGCCTATCGATAGCAAGTATGCGGTAGCAGGAAACGCTATCTGA
- a CDS encoding efflux RND transporter periplasmic adaptor subunit, whose protein sequence is MDTSFNTSWRHRSRGTLAALIMMSITAVAVVVLTSQHSRAQLANQQETDNALLQVVTQSLAHSEQLERDVRLTGRVVARQSVSLAFEPAGRVSEVLADRGSAVEQGDVLAILDTRRLESRLAEVAARSEEARAGLAFAQRQEEREAQLNQSNFASRTTLDQARTDRLTLQARLAALAAERDSLTADLEDSTLKAPFAGRVIERHVSVGSLVTSGTAAFELIDVEQLEAHLGLPARLASTFTPGEMVTLNVNHHAIGGVVRARLPHIDSDSRTQTLVVSLDASNSAVPGDLVELSYAVVEPASGYWVPLDALRAAERGLWNVLVAEPLEEGHFRVARASVELLHTEGDQAFVRGTLEPGIRLITSGIHRITPGQQVTLSEDMAYAAH, encoded by the coding sequence ATGGACACTTCCTTCAATACTTCCTGGCGCCACCGGAGTCGTGGCACGTTGGCGGCCTTAATTATGATGAGTATCACGGCAGTTGCGGTGGTTGTGCTTACTAGCCAGCACAGTCGTGCCCAGTTGGCTAACCAGCAAGAAACTGATAACGCTTTATTGCAAGTGGTGACGCAGTCTCTTGCCCACTCCGAACAGCTGGAGCGGGACGTGCGCTTAACGGGGCGAGTGGTTGCACGCCAGTCAGTGTCGCTTGCTTTTGAACCCGCTGGCCGTGTTAGCGAAGTGTTGGCTGATAGGGGGAGTGCGGTTGAGCAGGGCGATGTGCTGGCGATACTGGATACCCGCCGTCTTGAAAGCCGTTTGGCAGAAGTGGCCGCACGTAGTGAGGAAGCCCGCGCCGGGCTGGCTTTTGCTCAGCGCCAAGAAGAGCGTGAAGCGCAGCTTAATCAAAGTAATTTTGCCAGCCGTACGACGTTGGACCAAGCCCGAACGGATCGGCTAACGCTTCAAGCCCGCCTTGCGGCACTGGCGGCTGAACGAGACAGCCTTACTGCTGATCTTGAGGACAGCACGTTAAAAGCGCCTTTCGCTGGACGCGTTATTGAACGTCATGTCAGCGTTGGTAGTTTAGTGACTAGCGGTACCGCCGCGTTTGAGCTTATCGATGTTGAGCAACTTGAAGCGCATCTAGGATTGCCTGCTCGGTTAGCGTCGACGTTTACACCAGGCGAGATGGTCACACTCAACGTTAATCACCACGCTATTGGCGGTGTGGTGCGTGCTCGATTACCCCATATTGACAGCGACAGCCGCACGCAGACGCTGGTTGTCTCGCTTGACGCCTCAAACAGCGCGGTGCCAGGTGATCTCGTTGAACTTAGCTACGCAGTGGTAGAGCCTGCCAGTGGCTATTGGGTGCCGCTAGATGCCTTACGTGCTGCCGAGCGAGGATTGTGGAACGTGCTGGTGGCAGAGCCGCTGGAAGAGGGGCATTTCCGTGTGGCTCGGGCGAGCGTGGAGTTGCTGCACACTGAAGGCGATCAAGCCTTTGTGCGCGGAACCCTTGAGCCAGGAATAAGGTTAATTACTAGCGGCATTCACCGCATCACCCCAGGGCAGCAGGTCACCCTCAGCGAGGATATGGCTTATGCAGCGCATTGA
- a CDS encoding TetR/AcrR family transcriptional regulator has protein sequence MTDSQPLPPDKKRSAGRPKDMAKHNAMLDAAACLFFRFGLEGVTMEAVAREAGVSKVTVYGHFATKEALFGNVIQRETALIRHGLEQLPDTHEAVRQSLIEVGTSLVRFLLEPHVLAVERVMSTQGSQYPELLLAFFESGPWATKKWLQEKLEGLARAGHLTLNAPTPAADQLCSMWQGMLVMEVRMGVRQLPSNEEIHRQISSAVDVFLAAYGKQA, from the coding sequence ATGACGGACTCGCAACCTTTACCGCCTGACAAAAAACGCAGCGCCGGTCGCCCCAAAGACATGGCTAAGCACAACGCGATGCTAGACGCGGCGGCCTGCCTATTTTTTCGCTTTGGTCTCGAAGGGGTGACCATGGAAGCCGTTGCCCGTGAAGCGGGTGTTTCCAAAGTGACTGTGTACGGCCATTTTGCAACTAAAGAAGCGCTATTTGGCAACGTCATTCAGCGTGAAACCGCCCTCATTCGTCATGGTCTAGAACAGCTTCCCGACACTCACGAAGCCGTGCGTCAATCGCTGATTGAAGTCGGCACAAGCCTCGTGCGCTTTTTGTTGGAGCCCCACGTGTTAGCCGTTGAGCGCGTTATGAGTACACAGGGAAGTCAGTACCCCGAACTGCTACTGGCCTTTTTCGAATCAGGCCCCTGGGCCACTAAAAAGTGGCTGCAGGAAAAGCTTGAGGGGCTAGCCCGCGCCGGGCATTTAACCCTTAACGCACCCACACCAGCCGCCGACCAACTCTGTAGCATGTGGCAAGGCATGTTGGTTATGGAGGTGCGTATGGGGGTTCGTCAGCTCCCCAGCAATGAAGAGATTCATCGTCAGATCAGCAGCGCAGTGGATGTGTTTTTGGCGGCGTATGGGAAACAAGCATAA
- a CDS encoding LysR family transcriptional regulator, which yields MTTANEFDLNGLPIFVALVEAGSFTKAAERLGCTKTRVSLQIRQLETRLGVTLFHRTTRRVQLTQAGEALYHQCHPLLASLQGALESTVSDTQQLHGELRITAPEDYSSGVLSDVVVAFSRLHPALHIELRSGDQVSDMVQEGIDLAFRLGWLKDSTLRARRLGTFQQYVVAAPSYLKRHGVPAHPKALETHDWIAFTPLKAPLTWAFKQQETLVNVQMNARLAANSTVSLVALTAAGGGFSVLPDITAEPEIAAGRLARVLAEWSLSEGGVYAVYPPGRHVPAKVRAFMTFFESQMQH from the coding sequence ATGACCACCGCCAATGAGTTCGATTTAAACGGTTTGCCGATCTTTGTCGCGCTGGTGGAAGCCGGTAGCTTTACCAAGGCAGCTGAGCGGCTAGGCTGTACAAAAACCCGCGTGAGTCTACAAATTCGCCAGCTGGAAACGCGCCTGGGTGTCACGCTGTTCCATCGCACAACGCGGCGGGTGCAACTTACCCAAGCTGGGGAAGCACTCTACCATCAGTGCCACCCGCTGTTAGCAAGTTTACAGGGCGCGCTTGAGAGCACCGTGAGCGATACTCAGCAGCTACATGGTGAACTGCGTATAACGGCTCCAGAAGATTACTCCTCCGGGGTGCTGAGCGACGTGGTGGTAGCGTTCAGCCGTTTGCACCCAGCGTTGCATATCGAACTGCGTAGCGGCGACCAAGTCAGCGATATGGTGCAAGAGGGAATCGATTTAGCGTTTCGTTTAGGCTGGTTAAAAGATTCCACTCTGCGTGCCCGTCGGTTAGGCACATTTCAACAGTATGTAGTGGCTGCTCCCAGCTACCTAAAACGCCACGGCGTGCCAGCGCACCCGAAAGCCCTGGAAACACACGACTGGATTGCCTTCACGCCATTAAAAGCACCTTTAACGTGGGCGTTTAAGCAACAAGAAACCTTGGTCAATGTGCAAATGAACGCAAGGTTAGCAGCCAATTCGACGGTGAGTTTAGTGGCTTTGACCGCTGCCGGAGGCGGGTTTTCAGTGCTGCCCGATATTACCGCCGAACCGGAAATAGCGGCCGGACGCTTGGCTCGCGTTTTGGCCGAATGGTCTCTGTCCGAGGGGGGTGTTTATGCGGTTTACCCGCCTGGACGGCATGTGCCCGCCAAAGTACGTGCGTTTATGACATTTTTTGAATCGCAAATGCAGCACTAA
- a CDS encoding NAD(P)-dependent oxidoreductase: MKIALIGASGFIGSALLTEALSRGHHVTALVTRPEQVAPQENLTTVKSDVLNTDALAEQLRGSEAVISAFSGHAQEDVYEYYLKGFRSILSATQQASVPRLLIVGGAATLEVAPGQLLLDAPGFPAEYRATAEGAQTALETLRAQTAQAWMFLSPAAEIFLGERTGNFRLGGDTLLTDSEGNSRISVQDYAIAMIDELENPRHTNQRFCVAY, encoded by the coding sequence ATGAAGATTGCACTGATTGGCGCTAGCGGATTCATTGGATCTGCCCTATTAACCGAAGCGCTATCCCGCGGCCATCACGTGACGGCGTTAGTGACCCGGCCCGAGCAGGTAGCGCCACAGGAGAATCTCACTACCGTTAAAAGTGACGTGTTAAATACCGATGCGCTTGCCGAGCAGCTACGCGGTTCCGAGGCCGTTATCAGCGCCTTTAGTGGCCACGCCCAGGAGGATGTTTACGAGTATTACCTCAAAGGCTTTCGCTCGATTTTGTCAGCCACTCAACAAGCTTCAGTACCTAGGCTACTGATAGTGGGTGGCGCAGCAACACTCGAGGTAGCGCCGGGTCAGCTTTTGTTAGATGCACCTGGTTTTCCAGCAGAGTACCGGGCCACGGCGGAAGGGGCGCAAACAGCTCTTGAAACCTTACGCGCACAAACAGCCCAAGCATGGATGTTTCTCTCCCCTGCTGCTGAGATTTTCCTCGGCGAACGCACAGGCAACTTCCGGCTGGGCGGCGATACGCTACTGACCGACAGCGAAGGCAACAGCCGTATTTCCGTGCAGGATTACGCCATCGCCATGATCGATGAACTGGAAAACCCACGACATACCAATCAGCGCTTCTGCGTCGCGTATTGA